The nucleotide window TAACAAAACTACTAAATTTCTAGGCTTACGACCAACCCGATGTTTATGAAACCGGTGATTTGCCAGAGGCTGATCAACCCGAACCATACGAAGAAGAAGACAATGAAAGCATTGAACAATTACATCTCTCAGTTAAAGattcattcaataaatttaaaggaaAGTTCCTGACAGGGAATGTTGATTTTTCCGATAGATTAAGCAGAAAAAATCGTATCGGTTACAGGTAATTAAAGAACTAAAACTATGTATTCATTcttttacaaaattgtatttctaaatattgatgaaaaaatcttgcaataactttttgtaacaactgtctaaaatatattaaactatgcCTTTTAGTATactcaataatttaatagaaatatatattacttgaaAACCGATTTTAGAAAACACAAGCTTAATCATGTGCAAGTAAATAGTTTAaggtgataaatatttaatcaggtCTGGTGAATGGGAGCTGGCTGCTGAAGGTGAGCCTGAAACGACACTGGAACGCTACAATAGGCTTCGCTGTGAATTTTCTGAGTTGCTAGAACAAATAGCAGAACAACAAAATAAAGCTACAGAAAGTGAAAAGGTGCATAATATACTACTTGAAAGTCTCTTTCACTTCTAAAAATGACCaaaaatattaaggaaaagcaaataataaataaaataattttaatatttacactttTAAAGGAGGAGCATTCGAAATTAGCGTCTCAGATAAACACTACAAAGAAACTTCTAGAAGAACTGAAGTTAGAAGAAGGTGAAGAAGTTGATCCTAAGGCTGAAAAATTAAGgtcagtaatttattaatattacttctaaTTATGAAGTTTAATTTAAGGTTTACAGCAAAAATCTCAAGAAATATTATACTACACTTCTTAAGAATGTGTTGTACCTGGTGGTAGgttctttttatatttcaaaaataacctTAAGTGTATTATACTGTATATGCAAGGTCAATTATATAGCTTTTTTTGCTAATTGATTAATCACATGTTCAGAGATACTATCTCTAAAAAGGCAAAGTAGCTTTTGATGCTTTATCAAAATCAGAACTAGGTAAAGACCCCaggttgttttttaatttttaatgttagagATGTACAGTGCTGTCTACATGATAcaactgtaaaacatattttatcttatgACATGGAGACAAAAATTGAACTGTAAATGGAAGCACATTAACTaagtgtttaaatttaaaataaattaacagtgaAAAATTTAGTAGACCAAGTTTTTATACGTAATTTGCTGTTTAATTATCTGAAAActcttttttaagtttattattatgacacaaaaaacttcaaattaaatttaaaatagcttttatCCAATATTACTTAGTAGCTTTGTAATTTGTTAACAGTGAGTACCTGAGCACAAATGGTAAGAAAAAACATGGTGAAGTGGTAACTGCCCATCTGAAACTTAGACCAGAGGTAACCCTTGCACAGACTACCAGGATAGCACAACTAGAGCACAggtaatcaatataaataaataaataattcttaatttcattaataattagtaCAACCCGAATGTTATTAATTACCACATACTTGCAAGAATAATTCAACACTCTTGAAAAGGTTAAACTAAAACGGAATCTTAACtttatcaaatgtttattttttttttgttaaatcgaaTTGTTATTCAGATTACATAAGCTAGAACAAGCGGCTGGTGTGAGGGACGAAGAAGCATTCCGCAGGTTGCAGGCTGCAACGGGAGAGGTAAGACAGTTCTTTTTAATgagtttattctattttatgtagtattgtttatttgaaatatatctataaatttttACGTAGGCAACATTGTGTGGAGCGGCAGCAACACTAGCTAATCAAGCTTCTTTACTTCGTCCCGGCGATTTAGCTGCAGCTGAAGCTAGAGTCACTTCGCTCCTAACCAATGTAGAAGCATTGAAGGCTGCTGTTAAACCAGCTGAACCGGAAGTCGAAGCAAAGGTAAACATTTACTCTGACATCACTtgaattttttcaataaaatgtaattgtttcattttaatgttcTCCAATTTACATCTTTAGGTAAAggaattacataaattattgaaacaaatagATGGTGTATCACATTCCGAAATATTAGAGCGAATGGAGGCACTTGAAGCTCTTCATAATCaaggtaattaataaacataattaatttattttatattaatttctcttATTGTAATAACATATATGCAACCTTATTTTTTCAGCAAGCAACTTTGGAAAGTCGCTAACGGAGTTAGAAACACTACAAAGCACTATAGCCAGTGGggttcaaaataataaagagcTACTCCAAGGAGTCCAAGAAGTATTCGCTCATAATATTGATAGTCttcaaaaagaaataaagaaGTTGGATGGTAGAATCAGTAAATTAGCTACTGTatgataacataaaaatgtttagatgtgcttaaaattgtttttttatctgtagtcAGGGTTGcaatgtaagaaaaatattggtataataacgtttttagtaaaataaagagTAAAGTAGTGAGCGTAAGCTTTAAgcgtcgaaaaaaaaaacatttacaatcgCTTTCCTTGATCGCGTGTATTCGACCTTTTGCTCGCTATGGAaagtctgaaataaaaaaaaatatatacattattttttgtgtcataTCTTTAACACTTCCtcgttaaaataaagtaaccaaTAAACAGCATTAGAATGTATTTGCTACATCTAAAAGCAAAAATGACATGTAGTATTCATTTATATCATGCTATTTCCGATATCATACTgacttcattaaatttaaatcatgtttttaaagttaaaatacattatttatattgtataaagtaataCTCAATCCAATTTGTTTCATACCACAATTTCAACGACACCATTTGTAATCTCAATTTCACATTTTATACTTGTTCAATAACcacaatattcatatattatactattatatgtACCCTCTCGTTGAATATAACCAGTATTCGATATAGGGGATTTAGGTAGGctgcttaaataattaatttattaaaaaataaagcaattatttcaaaaaataatcttttatttaccTACTATTACTATTTTTGAAATCGATGattgatttcaaaaatataaaattcaatatctgCCTAATACTAGAAATATAGAActgattaaaatgtaaattagaccccatatttttttttgtcctgATGATGATTTTAGAAACTGTTATGTTTACAATATACActattaagtattgctttttggcggtaagATATATAATGAGTGTGGATTCTTACGCAAAGATCCAACTAAgtgattataaatgttttgtttataaatatttaatatagtcatGAACTAAGTAGCTATAATTTTGCTACACAATGCATTCATTGTTCATTTCACTTCACCTTACCAATTCATTTATACggcattaaaaataacatgacaACTAGCAAACTAGCCTATCAGTAAAGATTACAAGTGAAGcccaaatttttatttacttgaaactGCGTGTCGGATTAAAATGTCACACTACCTCACATTAGAGCAGCATTGTAATTAcgctataaaactaaattaagtgACTAGTAGTGAAGTGTAGTCTGTTTATTAACCTCACTTTAAATGTGACCTgcattcattcaaataaaacatttaatacttTCGTCACAGAGATACCTATCAACAAGTACATCCTCTAATCTTCTGACTACGTAGAAACttagttttgttaatatattttgtaaaacaaatcataaatgaaaaaaaacacaaagttGCTTTTTgaaggatttattttaaatgtacttagAACCTAAGCTTCTGGAAGAACCATTTGTTCTTGCCACTCTTGTATCTTTCCTCAAAGCGGACTCGTGTGTTGAAACGGAGCTTCTTGCGCTTTGCGGGGTCCTTCAAGTCCTTTGAGCTGAACTTTTCGAAGCTGAAGTCAACTGAGTAACGTGTTGGCATGAGATGGTTGTAGTTGACAACCTGAaagataaatttcataatagttTTAGATATTtcctatataaaaacatataagaagaacacttataatataattttatacattatcattTGTGTCTCATCTTTCTCAAATGATTTTTTGATTATAACCAAGTTCATGTACACAAACGGAACTTTATTTCACATCAAGAATAtgtattaattcaaaatactaCACATTTACACCatatagcttcacttaatatagtttgataaattatgattcaaacatgcttataaaagcctatatgaataaagtaaattttgattctGATTTACTTTAAGTCTTTCAATGTATGCTACAATGGCAaaagctaattaaaaataagataaatgttattaaattcctCAAAGTTATTTCTTTTAACTGTGAtatcttaaaacaataattggtGAAAATATACGACGTACTACCAGTTTCTTAAAGGCTCTTTAACCCttcatttaattactttacacacacttgaataaaattgatcatGCTTATTTACCAAAGACAAAACCAAATAGAGATTGTGTATGTTTACTAtcaacttacttacttactccTTGTTAGTTACGTTAATCTGagctaatacttattttaaatcatatgtttgatatactaaaaatattgtaaaaatttgtAATCCTCGCTTATATCAATGAGCCATAAAACCACAGGGATAAAGACTTCATGGTTTTAGACATATCTTTTGTGCCTACATTAACTCTCACTCAAATACCCTTCAAGCTGGGAACAAAGCCATGCATGGTGTTGCtgtttcgtattaaaatatctgAAAGTTCTTTTGTCATGTAAATAGTAATTGTACTTATGGGTTTGCAATAAgtcaagatatatataattaatttttcttaataagtaatataggacttaaatatattctataccaCAAAGATAACCAGTTCATATTTAGTAAACGGaatgaagtaaaaatatataatattttagtacctcatatattttaattcataaattaggATTGGATAGGTTTGATAAACTAGATATTGTTTATGATATATTGTTTACCTAAATAAGAGCTATATGAATTCTACACATTAACTTCATACAacataaacacaattaaataaaaatatgtaaattatttcacATGATATGACAGAACTGGTAATTAAAAAACTCAATTCATCATCCtacaaaaaatgaatataactaTGCTAAAGTACAATCAGCTCTGAATGAACTCTTCAAATCCTTCTGGACTTATTAACATTATTGACAATTTATAAGTCACAACATAACCTCAAAACTGTCTTACCTTAACGAAGGGCTTGACTTTGGAGCGCTTGTGGATTTTGTTTTTGCCCATTCGCTTGTGCACTTTGCGGGGATACCTGTCGATGCCGGCGACGAAAGCGTGACCGTAGGGTTTGTCTGATGTGCCCTCGTCGTAGTTTTTCACCACAATCGCCTTGCGACCTGCGTACCGGCCGCTGAGGACCAGCACCACTTTACCCGGTTTCATAATCTTACCCATGTTGGGTATATCTGTAAACGAAAACTAACCTTCAATTGAATGTTtccataaaacatttttgtgtaTGCTTTAAACACATGCAACAACTAATAGGTATATTGTAAGTTAGAATTATATTTCTTGCGAACTcatgtttattgtattataattattacattgttatttatgttattggttATTTGGTGAACAGTTTGAAGTAAGTTTTTCTCAATATTGTTCAGCGTTCGCTTAAAAATATCTACACGACATCACAGAATTAATCACAAATATATTGTTGGCAAAATATCTATTTTGTATTTCACTCTTTCTCACAGATTTATttggatttatattttcaaatagatGTATTAAACTCACACTCTTAACCCGTCGACAAGAAAAGACcacagaaaaagaaaaaattacagattataacttgacattgacatttaaatattgaagttGAGCTAGTGTAGCcatgtttctttattaaaatcattaaaagttGTTGGATAGTAGTAGTTTCTTATTAGTTTGTAAATAGTGATAAATTTGCTTTTTCCCTGAaagtttaattactaataaatgttttattactatCCTAAgtcttcatattatttaaagtctgaaaatattatttaagaaaagaacagttttcacttaaaatatttttttatttgttgttattaaattgaaaaaaatatttatattaatttgaatatcttAGTgtcaatatgtaatattaatttatgtctgTTATATGTTAccaaataagatttattttatttttaggattatttttatatattaatatttataatactataagaTTACAATTCTAcgtaaagttatataataaattcttgtTATAGGCAATTAGAAACCACataatttccaaatatttttgaagtagcattctaattcaaattaacatattattatgagGGCCACCTTAGCCGTCAATTCCGGGCCGTAGGACATAAGAATAAGGCATCCTGTCGGGAATTAAAGAATCCGAGTACCAGTCCGGACTCGCATTTGACAAGTTCTACGTACTGTTAACTCTAAGTTTTATGTACAACATTACCTCTTAGTGTTGTCAGGCAGTCAAAAAACTTCCTCATTTACTATCTTGAAATTTTAGTTGAACTTAAaagtctaaaatataaaaaaaactgtataagCAATATCGTACCTTTACCCCTTTAGCAGCTGGCCTCGTGTGCACTTATGGTAAATGAGAtactacatataattattttcaaacatgtATTATAGATTGCTACAGAGTATCAATGAAACCAATTCGTACATTAATAGATACCATGCCATAAACATGAATGGCTGCTGTAAGAGATGCTgaaattatctattattttggTTTATTGCTAAAACGGAGCGCCGAGCTAGAGGAAATTTCGGGGGCCGGGGAATGTGAAACATTAAACTGATTCTatctgttgtattataaatacgaaaatttgCTTATTACGGCTACGTCTTAGTGTGCAGACTGCACGCACGGTGCGCTATCACTCAGAACGCACTTAAATACTCGATCGATCAttttgaaattttgcatacacgttgATAgggatacaaaaaatatatagggcAGCTAACATCGCCACGCACCTCcccaacacacacacacatacggAAATTaactatctataataataaaaactagttatgtacataaattgtgtttacaattcaaattacacttgcataatatgtatgtgtgttatgttactatttaaaaagGGTGTATCTTAAGCAAACAAGTTaacgatatttttatcaatttctttattttaatcaaacgcTGCTTGATTAATTgagtttaatatcaataaaataagaaaattatttacacaaattttatcaaaatacaaaaataaaacactgtCACATACACGTAGGTATTAACGATTTCTGAAGAggtactataaatatacatgttAGTCTTAGATAACCGTGATAGACTGCAAACAGGACTCGAGTCTCCAGACACACTTTGAGCTATAATAATGTCAAATCACTAAAATCTACCTTTGTAACTTTTatgtaaaatcttattttacaacGAAATGAAAGAAAATGTGTACTATAAATCAACATGAAATAATACTTAGTTCAATTTCTCATCGGAAGGCGACATTCATACACGGCTATGACAACCacgatcattttattttttatctgttatcaCACATgtgaaactaatttaaaacgaaacaatttATCCGACaagaataataaagaattaacaACAAATAGTCTATTGTCATTCAAGTTTAAGTAGGTtagtataaaacattaaaaacaatacaagtTGTCTTTGGTAAGTAATAAAATGCGTCAGTGAATATTAACAAATGCTCTAAAGTGTTGtcaattcttaattatttaaagttaacaaataaatgacgaatgaaaaacgaaacaaaaaaaaatgcgtaaATTAAGTACGCAACTTGGCAGATAATATAAAGCTTGAAGTCTTGAAATACGGAATGTGAAAAATTTGAAGAAAGTACATCTCTTCAAGTAATGGAAGGAtaacagtaatattaaatttttgccagtttgcttttatattttttgacgtGATTCAATAAACATCCAAAGTGCACATAACAGCGAGTTTTTTATTACGGTATtgccattttaaatttattatatgaaattaaattaaaaaaaaatacacatacacatTATTACCCGAACGCGGCGGAGTCTGAAAGGAGGGTAATTGTTTTTACTAGACCTTTGAAATTCAGCGAAAATTAAGACTGAAAGGGTACCATACAgcgtttatttcaaattataccattattttatatatgttattgcgaagacaaataaataagtggatagtaatatattactttggtattatgaatattaattgcaCGCCCTTAATACAAcaacataattacataaaataagttttcctatgtcattgtatattttaccaacaattttgtataaaaaaaaaaatagtcgaccgaattatgaaatttttaaatatcgaatactCCTCAAACTCGATCACGTAAATACTCATTGGTATCTATGAAATCAACTGATCGTTGTTAGAGAAAAATTGGTTTAATTAATCTGTAGGTAGTACCctgaattagaaaaaaaatatctactgaTATGTCAATAGAGGAAAACCGATGTTAGTTACTGGCACCGTAAACAAATACACGAATAAAGAACACATACCATACATAGTAACATTAACAATACACAGTATATACTTtgatttcttatataattatatatgatatttacatattcaatcttattatatatgtgtctATCAACCTGTACATtcaaatcataaatttatttaaatatatatatatatgaagaaGTTACATTTGTGTTTCGTTCTATATctaataaacattaacatataactatctatatattgtacaaaccctatgttaaatgataaatatattatatttacaatggactccttattgaaataaacaacTATTATGTTGTACCACATCATACTCAGAGCACATtggaaatttttatatatcaatagttTTGTGGCCGAATGGGGAGCAATTATCAAACAATTCTAATAAAGAATGTAGATTAAACAAACGACAAAATGATaccagtataaaaaataatgcattcATTCTTAATTTACTGATTAGTGTGGTTGAGTGAAATACTAGGACACTAAAAGTCAAATATTAGcaaatcaaacaatattatatgtttaaattttgtacaatttatgtatattcacatattgctgtttggttaAACCATTTAGAGTGATCGGCATATTATTGTTCATGAATGGTGACTAGTTACCATCAAAACCAATCGCTTGCAACAGCTTGTACGAAtacttattgtaataaatattttgcttaaaaaaatttttatttaataatctccAATGTGCAATGGCTTATGTCAGAATAATTcaatgaaagtattttatttatctaatgacTTGGTACATTTAATtggtaaaaatacaataaatatcttaatatatttacaagaaaataattataatttaacatttaaaaaatgttaaacctATATTGAATCTGTCCACGtggttatattttcaataataaataactttttattaataattcaggCATATTACTGTAATACAGTAGACATTCCAGTGTTGCCAgtcttaatttgttttcataagtaaatgttacattaaatgggattatatttttaaaaattgcacATATACACAGTACACACGattgattacaaatatattttttcaaacgcttgatattttattttaaatccacacacaaatttataaaatctttttttttgcatttttgcGGACATTAAAATTACCATGTCATTTTtcaaacgtatattttttttaaaacgaaatctaAGTACGAAtcgtgaatttataaaattctatgaGATCTTGAGTCAATTTCACGTTACATTTATCATTtctggtttaataaaaaaaatataaaaaaataattttaattcttttcttgtttttatataattaataatattaacaaaatttaaattgttcttttttatgtatGCGAATGACCCTTTAATCCAACTACTCCATTaaggatatttaattaatattttttttagctagcaatatcaatttgaaaataaagccaaaaattttatatttaggacATTAGGTAGGCTATTTAAGCATtcagatattttatcaaatattgtataacaGTTTAATTTTCAACTGAATGATGACTTTCACAAAAtgattaaatctatattatcaAATTTCAATACTATACACTAAATATGCGTTGCCTTTGACGCGTCATCGTGAGCACAAGATTTAATTTCTTAggaactgaaataaaataactgccTTATCTATGTCTGTCTACAATATATTTggcacaaatttatttttaaaatgttcattcTTGCTGCCAAATTAGTctcaaatttattc belongs to Vanessa tameamea isolate UH-Manoa-2023 chromosome 13, ilVanTame1 primary haplotype, whole genome shotgun sequence and includes:
- the LOC113400658 gene encoding dynactin subunit 2, yielding MADPKYENLPGIAYDQPDVYETGDLPEADQPEPYEEEDNESIEQLHLSVKDSFNKFKGKFLTGNVDFSDRLSRKNRIGYRSGEWELAAEGEPETTLERYNRLRCEFSELLEQIAEQQNKATESEKEEHSKLASQINTTKKLLEELKLEEGEEVDPKAEKLSEYLSTNGKKKHGEVVTAHLKLRPEVTLAQTTRIAQLEHRLHKLEQAAGVRDEEAFRRLQAATGEATLCGAAATLANQASLLRPGDLAAAEARVTSLLTNVEALKAAVKPAEPEVEAKVKELHKLLKQIDGVSHSEILERMEALEALHNQASNFGKSLTELETLQSTIASGVQNNKELLQGVQEVFAHNIDSLQKEIKKLDGRISKLATV
- the LOC113400660 gene encoding large ribosomal subunit protein eL27 — its product is MGKIMKPGKVVLVLSGRYAGRKAIVVKNYDEGTSDKPYGHAFVAGIDRYPRKVHKRMGKNKIHKRSKVKPFVKVVNYNHLMPTRYSVDFSFEKFSSKDLKDPAKRKKLRFNTRVRFEERYKSGKNKWFFQKLRF